DNA from Nocardioides seonyuensis:
CTTGATGTCGACGACCGCCCGTGACTCGGGAGCCGGGGCGTACTCGAATGCGTTGGCCATGGTGATCAGTCCAGGGTGAAGTAGTCGGGACCGGAGTAGCGACCGGTCGTCATCTTGGTGCGCTGCATGAGCAGGTCGTTCAGGAGCGTGGAGGCGCCGAAGCGGAACCAGTCCGGGTCGAGCCAGTCGGGGCCGGTCACCTCGTTGACCATCACGAGGTACTTGATGGCGTCCTTGGCGGTGCGGATCCCGCCGGCAGGCTTGACGCCGACCATCTGCCCGGTGACGTCGCGGAAGTCACGGACCGCCTCGAGCATCACGAGGGTCACCGGGAGGGTGGCCGCCGGCTGCACCTTGCCGGTGGAGGTCTTGATGAAGTGGCCGCCGGCCATCATCGCCAGCCAGCTCGCACGACGGACGTTGTCGTAGGTCTGGAGCTCTCCGGTCTCGAAGATGACCTTCAGGTGCGCCGGGCCACAGGCCTCCTTGACGGCGACGATCTCCTCGAAGACCTGGAGGTAGCGGCCCGAGAGGAACGCGCCGCGGTCGATCACCATGTCGATCTCGTCGGCGCCCGCCTCGACGGCGTCGCGGGTGTCGGCGAGCTTGATGTCGAGGGCCGCACGGCCGCTCGGGAATGCGGTCGCGACGGCGGCGACGTGCACGCCGCTGTCACCCAGCGTCTGCTTGGCGACCGGCACCATGTCGGGGTAGACGCACACGGCCGCGGTCGGCGGGCACGTCGGGTCGGCAGGGTCCGGACGCATGGCCTTGGCCGAGAGCGCCTTGACCTTGCCGGGGGTGTCGGCACCCTCGAGGGTGGTCAGGTCGACCATGCGGATCGCGAGGTCGAGCGCGTAGGCCTTCGCCGTGGTCTTGATCGAGCGGGTGCCGAGGCCGGCGGCGCGAGCTTCGGCACCGACCTGGTCGACCCCGGGGAGGCCATGGAGGAACCGACGGAGCGAGGCGTCGGAGCTGGCGACGTCGGCGAGCATCCCGCCATCCGCCGCCGGAGCTGCGCTCGCCGTTGAGCGTGCAGTGGGCGTCACCTCCCCAGCATAGGGTTGGCCGGGTCGAGGTGAGCAAACGTGACGGACGATGCGAGGAGGCCCGAGCGGGTGGGCGAGCGCGTGACGGAGAGGTTCGAGCCGACGAGCGGACGCGTGGGCGGAGCGCTGGCGCTGCTCGTCGCCGCGGTCGTCGTCGTTGCCGGTGTGGTGGAGATCGACCGAGGCTTCCCGCCCTGGGGGATCGCGTCCGGTGTCCTGCTCGGCGTCCTGGCGTGGGCGTCGGTGCTGCGCCCGGCACTGTGGGTCGAGGACAGCACGTTGGTGATGCGCAACCTCTTCGAGACCGTGCGGGTCCCTCTCGCCGCCATCGAGCGGGTGGAGGTCAGGCAGGTGCTCTACGTGCGCGTCCGCGACCGCCGCCTGGCCTCGAGCGTGGTGGGGCGGCCCCTGCGCAAGATCGCGCGCTCCGCCCGTGGTCGTGGCGCTGCCGAGCAGGCACCTCGCCAGGTCGACTACGCCGACATCGTGGAGGACCGCCTTTGCACGCTCGCCACCGAGGCCGGGTCCGCCTCGGGTGCGCCCGACGACGGCGTACGACGCGAGCCGGCGTGGCTGCCCATCGGCCTCGTGGCCGCCTCCGCCCTGGCGCTCGTGATCACGATCGTGGGCTAGAGGCCCGCGGCAGCCCTCACGTCGGCGGCGA
Protein-coding regions in this window:
- the deoC gene encoding deoxyribose-phosphate aldolase, producing MTPTARSTASAAPAADGGMLADVASSDASLRRFLHGLPGVDQVGAEARAAGLGTRSIKTTAKAYALDLAIRMVDLTTLEGADTPGKVKALSAKAMRPDPADPTCPPTAAVCVYPDMVPVAKQTLGDSGVHVAAVATAFPSGRAALDIKLADTRDAVEAGADEIDMVIDRGAFLSGRYLQVFEEIVAVKEACGPAHLKVIFETGELQTYDNVRRASWLAMMAGGHFIKTSTGKVQPAATLPVTLVMLEAVRDFRDVTGQMVGVKPAGGIRTAKDAIKYLVMVNEVTGPDWLDPDWFRFGASTLLNDLLMQRTKMTTGRYSGPDYFTLD